A stretch of the Sinorhizobium alkalisoli genome encodes the following:
- a CDS encoding ABC transporter permease, translating to MVRSRLGPTNKGFKLMAQLPSAAASIAPRYDEGRLISGTTGHSMKIQLKELGPAFTLLVLCLVFSIASSQFFSIANAQAILESSAIPVVLAVGITFIIIQGSIDLSIEGVMAASSMVVALLIANSITAHDCGWLAILAGPAAGVTFGLANGLLYTYLRLPSLIVTLATWFIGLGVATLLFPGRQPEILDARLTMLAIDKQFGVSYLVFIALLVSFIGISLQNFAQFGRMSFAIGMDEKTTRLSGNSVRLHKVLAFSFMGLLAGMGGAMISAQLAVGNPSAGQGFLFPTISAAVIGGTLLSGGKGGVLHSIIGVLILEVLRNGMVQLGVDPYLRHVIEGIIIIAALVVGNWQLRARTRVVK from the coding sequence TTGGTCAGATCCCGGCTGGGGCCAACAAATAAAGGGTTCAAGCTGATGGCACAACTCCCAAGCGCTGCCGCCAGCATCGCCCCTCGTTACGACGAGGGGCGATTAATTTCTGGCACTACGGGACATTCAATGAAGATACAGCTCAAAGAATTAGGACCGGCGTTTACGCTTCTCGTCCTTTGCTTGGTCTTTTCGATCGCTTCATCACAGTTCTTTTCGATCGCCAATGCGCAAGCGATACTGGAATCGTCCGCTATCCCTGTCGTGCTGGCAGTGGGGATCACGTTCATCATCATTCAAGGCTCGATAGATTTGTCGATAGAAGGCGTGATGGCTGCTTCGAGCATGGTCGTCGCGCTCCTCATCGCCAATTCCATCACGGCCCATGACTGCGGCTGGCTCGCCATCCTGGCCGGCCCCGCAGCTGGTGTCACATTCGGCCTCGCCAATGGACTGCTCTACACCTATCTGCGCCTGCCCTCGCTGATCGTCACCCTGGCGACCTGGTTTATCGGACTCGGCGTCGCCACGCTGCTGTTTCCCGGGCGGCAGCCGGAAATCCTCGATGCCCGGCTGACGATGCTGGCGATCGACAAACAGTTTGGCGTCTCATACCTCGTCTTCATCGCGCTCCTCGTCTCGTTCATCGGGATCTCTTTGCAGAACTTCGCGCAGTTCGGCCGTATGTCGTTCGCGATCGGGATGGATGAGAAGACGACGCGCCTTTCCGGCAACTCGGTGCGGCTCCACAAAGTCCTCGCCTTCTCGTTCATGGGCCTTCTCGCGGGCATGGGTGGCGCGATGATCTCCGCGCAGCTCGCGGTCGGCAATCCAAGTGCCGGTCAGGGATTCCTGTTCCCGACAATCAGCGCCGCAGTCATCGGTGGCACGCTGCTCAGCGGCGGAAAGGGTGGCGTCCTGCACTCGATCATCGGCGTTCTCATCCTCGAAGTTCTCCGGAATGGAATGGTGCAGTTGGGCGTCGACCCGTATCTCCGCCATGTTATCGAGGGCATCATCATCATCGCCGCGCTGGTTGTCGGAAACTGGCAGCTTCGGGCCCGCACGAGGGTGGTCAAATGA
- a CDS encoding sugar ABC transporter ATP-binding protein produces MSVLAARHVSKIYPGVRALADVSMELRENEILGLIGQNGSGKSTLLKIFTGVEQPTEGALMLRGQQRVIRSPLAAAALGIGMVHQEQSLIPNLTVAENIFFDKPSLGNRYGFYNWRSLNKAAERQLAKLECEIPPDARVETLSFPERQLVEFAKVLAVEELIDDQLVILFDEPTSLLSPSEIERLFRQIRRLKARASIVFVSHRMDEVLEISDRVHVMSNGENVAERIPSQTDHKELYHLMVGSRRSEDYFLEERRRPMGSAAPRLQTHGLSVPGAFKDVSFTIRQGEILALTGVAGSGAEEFCRALFGLEEGVSGKIILNGKEQLASARPSDLIAAGIGYLAAERKLEGVVTGRTIVDNIVLSFGSKLGNGLFVDREREIKSALHWMARLKVKTPNAAEYVERLSGGNQQKVSLAKWLLCENLQLLILDHPTRGLDPGAKADLFEAIRDLSDQGISILFVSETLEETLGMADTIVVMRDGQVTATFPDLFLAKPAPEAIVEAMV; encoded by the coding sequence ATGAGTGTTCTCGCTGCAAGACATGTATCAAAGATCTATCCGGGTGTCCGGGCGCTGGCCGACGTCTCGATGGAGCTGCGCGAAAATGAGATCCTCGGCCTGATTGGTCAGAACGGGTCCGGGAAATCGACCCTACTCAAGATTTTTACGGGGGTCGAGCAGCCGACGGAGGGGGCACTGATGCTACGCGGGCAGCAGCGCGTCATTCGCTCTCCGCTCGCCGCTGCTGCGCTCGGCATCGGCATGGTGCACCAGGAACAGTCGCTGATCCCGAACCTGACGGTCGCCGAGAATATCTTCTTCGACAAGCCGTCCCTTGGAAACCGTTATGGCTTCTACAACTGGCGAAGCCTCAACAAGGCCGCCGAACGTCAGCTGGCAAAGCTCGAATGCGAGATCCCGCCGGACGCGAGGGTGGAGACATTGAGCTTCCCCGAGCGCCAACTCGTCGAATTTGCGAAAGTGCTTGCCGTGGAGGAGCTGATCGACGATCAGCTCGTCATACTCTTCGACGAGCCGACCTCTCTCCTCAGTCCATCGGAAATCGAGCGGCTCTTCCGGCAGATCCGGCGCCTGAAGGCACGTGCTTCGATTGTCTTCGTCTCTCACCGCATGGACGAGGTTCTGGAAATCTCCGACCGCGTCCATGTCATGAGCAACGGGGAAAACGTCGCCGAGCGCATCCCGTCGCAGACGGACCACAAGGAACTGTACCATCTGATGGTCGGTTCGCGACGCTCTGAGGACTATTTCTTGGAGGAGCGCCGCCGCCCAATGGGATCGGCCGCACCGCGCCTCCAAACGCATGGCCTGTCCGTGCCTGGCGCCTTCAAGGATGTGTCCTTCACCATTCGCCAAGGCGAAATCCTGGCTCTGACCGGTGTTGCCGGGTCTGGGGCGGAAGAATTCTGTCGCGCGCTCTTCGGTCTCGAAGAGGGTGTATCGGGCAAGATCATTCTCAATGGCAAGGAGCAATTGGCCAGTGCGCGCCCAAGCGATCTCATTGCGGCGGGCATCGGCTACCTTGCGGCGGAGCGAAAGCTGGAAGGCGTCGTCACCGGCCGCACGATCGTGGACAACATCGTACTTTCGTTTGGCAGCAAACTTGGGAACGGTTTGTTCGTCGACAGAGAGCGCGAGATCAAGTCCGCGCTCCACTGGATGGCCCGTTTGAAAGTGAAGACGCCCAACGCTGCCGAATATGTCGAGCGGCTGAGCGGCGGCAATCAGCAGAAGGTGTCGCTGGCGAAATGGCTCCTGTGCGAGAACCTGCAATTGCTGATACTCGATCACCCCACCCGCGGGCTTGACCCCGGTGCGAAGGCGGACCTCTTCGAGGCGATCCGTGACCTTTCGGACCAGGGAATATCGATTCTCTTCGTGTCGGAAACGCTCGAGGAGACGCTGGGGATGGCGGACACGATCGTCGTCATGCGCGATGGGCAGGTCACGGCAACGTTCCCCGACCTCTTCCTCGCCAAGCCGGCGCCCGAAGCCATAGTGGAGGCAATGGTATGA
- a CDS encoding ABC transporter permease, which yields MTITKPMAGFDLDRSRSDYTRISQRRLVRTLVVPFVTLMLICAIIAFFQPRFISLRALTAVATDAAPLLMLVIGSAVVILIGGIDLSVATMASFSAVLFVIISPVAGDAGILLALGLAASIGYVQGVIHHRAQIPSFVVSFGTLGILYGTAHYITQATAAPLGPSVIIPFLGTKTAGIPHGLIVTVICAIALSLTLRFTRLGRDLFAVGCSERAALVAGVKVGRVKAIAFALSSFFAAGAGLMFLSQTGYSSPAMANNYLLPAIVGVVVGGNAISGGVGGIGCVLIGGLIAVMVRLGTVMLGLNPAFQNILFGIMVLVSVALTIDREKIGIIK from the coding sequence ATGACCATCACAAAACCAATGGCCGGTTTCGACCTAGACCGGAGCAGATCGGACTATACGCGCATCTCGCAGCGCAGGCTCGTGCGCACGCTTGTCGTGCCATTCGTCACCTTGATGCTCATCTGTGCAATAATCGCCTTCTTCCAACCACGCTTCATTTCCTTGCGGGCGCTGACAGCTGTAGCCACCGATGCGGCACCGCTTTTGATGCTCGTCATCGGGTCGGCCGTCGTCATCCTGATTGGCGGCATCGACCTGTCGGTCGCGACAATGGCATCGTTCTCTGCCGTGCTGTTCGTGATCATCTCTCCCGTCGCAGGCGATGCGGGCATCCTGCTGGCGCTGGGCCTCGCGGCGTCGATCGGCTACGTCCAGGGTGTCATCCACCATCGCGCCCAGATCCCGTCTTTCGTGGTGAGCTTCGGCACGCTCGGCATTCTCTATGGGACTGCCCACTATATCACCCAGGCAACCGCCGCGCCCCTCGGCCCGTCCGTGATCATCCCTTTTCTCGGCACCAAGACGGCTGGCATTCCCCATGGGCTGATCGTCACTGTTATTTGCGCCATTGCCCTTAGTCTGACACTGCGGTTCACACGACTCGGCCGGGACCTTTTCGCCGTCGGCTGCTCCGAGCGTGCGGCGCTGGTCGCAGGCGTGAAGGTCGGCCGGGTCAAGGCTATCGCCTTCGCGCTCTCGTCCTTCTTCGCGGCAGGGGCCGGTCTGATGTTTCTCAGTCAGACCGGTTACAGTTCGCCCGCCATGGCGAACAATTATCTTCTGCCGGCGATCGTCGGGGTCGTCGTGGGCGGAAATGCGATCTCCGGCGGGGTCGGCGGCATCGGCTGCGTCCTGATCGGCGGACTGATCGCGGTGATGGTGCGTCTCGGAACGGTGATGCTGGGTTTGAACCCCGCATTCCAAAACATCCTGTTCGGCATCATGGTGCTGGTGTCCGTCGCGCTTACTATCGACCGTGAAAAGATCGGCATCATAAAATGA
- the iolG gene encoding inositol 2-dehydrogenase → MTSHNTLRTQSHLRVALFGAGRMGEIHAATLMRHAGARLVGIVDAHRPSAERLAAKHGVAVLEEDAVFDGADIDAVIIASAADSHPDLILRSVAGRKAIFCEKPLARDLECVQSVATVVEASGVPFLLAFNRRFDPDFTALAHRLQAGEIGAVELAIITSRDPAPPPIDYVVKSGGLFRETTIHDIDVARWLTGEDPVSVHATASALTTTAMRDAQLPDTAVLTLKMPSGAIVSINNSWRAAYGYDQRVEVLGEEGMLKLANLRRDGVTRLGASGTWNSNPEPFFLERYANAYSVELDHFITAVRDAQTISPGVADGVKALRIAYAAEESARTGQSVTLG, encoded by the coding sequence ATGACGTCACACAACACGCTTAGGACGCAATCGCACCTGCGCGTCGCTCTCTTCGGTGCAGGCCGCATGGGCGAAATCCACGCCGCGACACTGATGCGGCACGCCGGCGCCCGTCTCGTCGGGATCGTCGATGCGCATCGTCCGAGTGCCGAGCGCTTGGCCGCAAAACACGGCGTCGCGGTGCTGGAGGAAGACGCTGTTTTCGATGGCGCCGATATTGACGCGGTGATCATCGCGAGTGCCGCGGACTCTCACCCGGACCTGATCTTGCGCAGCGTTGCGGGGCGAAAAGCCATTTTCTGCGAAAAGCCGCTGGCTCGGGATCTGGAATGCGTTCAATCCGTCGCAACGGTCGTGGAAGCGAGCGGCGTGCCATTCCTGCTGGCGTTCAATCGTCGTTTCGATCCCGATTTCACTGCCCTCGCCCATCGCCTGCAAGCAGGCGAGATCGGGGCCGTGGAGCTTGCCATCATCACCAGCCGCGATCCCGCACCGCCACCAATCGACTACGTCGTGAAGTCGGGCGGGCTGTTCCGGGAAACGACCATCCACGATATCGACGTCGCCCGATGGCTGACGGGCGAAGATCCCGTCTCGGTCCATGCCACGGCATCTGCCTTGACTACGACCGCCATGCGGGACGCGCAGTTGCCGGATACGGCCGTTCTGACATTGAAAATGCCGTCGGGCGCCATTGTGTCCATCAACAACTCCTGGCGTGCTGCCTACGGGTATGACCAGAGGGTCGAAGTGCTTGGTGAAGAAGGGATGCTGAAACTCGCCAACCTGCGACGGGATGGCGTCACCCGATTGGGCGCTTCCGGCACCTGGAATTCAAACCCGGAGCCCTTTTTCCTCGAGCGCTACGCAAACGCCTACAGCGTCGAGCTCGATCATTTCATCACAGCGGTCCGCGATGCCCAGACGATCTCTCCGGGCGTGGCGGATGGCGTCAAAGCACTGCGGATCGCCTACGCCGCAGAAGAATCGGCACGGACCGGTCAGTCCGTGACCTTGGGCTGA
- a CDS encoding SDR family oxidoreductase, with protein sequence MKVALVTGASRGLGAVMAQELAKAGWAVAVNYANDTAGAESVAARIRDGGGEAQAVKFSVIDQSAIESGIEEIKNTLGPVDLIVNNATGPQPEMPLMEQSWRTYLDQIEFFVKAPLELLQAVLPDWRARKSGRVINIGSEIAELGNPNFGNYASAKGAMLSMTRSWAKELAPEGITVNLVAPGWIPVERHAGSPQERIAWYLDRTPAGHFGTPEDIAHMVVFLASEKADFITGQKLAVNGGRTLL encoded by the coding sequence ATGAAAGTTGCACTCGTAACAGGCGCATCACGCGGTCTCGGGGCGGTCATGGCGCAGGAACTCGCTAAGGCGGGTTGGGCCGTCGCCGTCAACTACGCCAACGACACGGCCGGCGCAGAATCCGTCGCCGCCAGGATCCGCGATGGCGGCGGCGAGGCACAGGCCGTCAAGTTCAGCGTCATCGATCAGTCGGCGATCGAAAGCGGTATCGAGGAGATCAAGAACACGCTCGGTCCCGTGGATCTCATCGTCAACAATGCAACGGGCCCGCAGCCCGAGATGCCGCTCATGGAGCAATCCTGGCGTACCTATCTCGATCAGATCGAATTCTTCGTCAAAGCTCCGCTCGAACTGCTGCAGGCGGTGCTGCCGGATTGGAGGGCGCGCAAGAGCGGTCGCGTCATCAACATCGGCTCCGAGATTGCCGAGCTCGGCAATCCCAATTTCGGCAACTACGCCTCGGCCAAGGGCGCGATGCTGTCCATGACCCGCTCCTGGGCAAAGGAACTCGCGCCGGAAGGCATCACCGTCAACCTGGTCGCGCCGGGCTGGATCCCGGTTGAGAGGCACGCGGGATCACCGCAGGAGCGGATCGCCTGGTATCTTGATCGCACGCCCGCCGGGCACTTCGGCACGCCGGAGGACATCGCGCACATGGTCGTCTTCCTCGCGTCGGAGAAGGCCGATTTCATCACGGGCCAGAAACTGGCCGTCAACGGCGGCCGCACGCTGCTCTGA
- a CDS encoding VOC family protein → MKARISVLTLGVADLERSLAFYRDGLGLHTPGIVGREFAHGAVAFFDLSDGIKLAIWSQDDLAHDSGLTKAPASSTSFSIGHNVSQRSEVDEVMEQAREAGAAIVKPAQETFYGGYAGYFTDPDGHLWEIVWNPANLPED, encoded by the coding sequence ATGAAGGCCCGGATTTCTGTACTGACCCTTGGTGTCGCAGATCTTGAACGGTCTCTCGCTTTCTATCGTGACGGACTGGGTTTGCACACCCCAGGGATCGTGGGCCGCGAATTCGCGCATGGCGCTGTCGCGTTCTTTGATCTTTCAGACGGTATTAAACTTGCGATCTGGAGTCAGGACGATTTGGCTCACGATAGCGGTTTGACGAAAGCGCCGGCCAGTAGCACGTCGTTCTCGATCGGCCACAACGTCTCGCAGCGAAGCGAGGTGGATGAAGTAATGGAACAGGCGCGCGAAGCGGGCGCAGCCATCGTGAAGCCGGCCCAGGAGACATTCTACGGGGGCTATGCGGGCTATTTCACCGATCCCGATGGCCATCTATGGGAGATCGTGTGGAATCCGGCCAATTTGCCGGAGGATTGA
- a CDS encoding GlcG/HbpS family heme-binding protein, which yields MKLIQLAKQLAAAAESAAEANNLSVTTCIVDQHGNVVMKQRMDGAILISIEMSERKAYTSAALRMRTAEMTALAQPGNPLFLLPSAAGGRYTALGGGVPIWIQGECVAGLGISGGTTEQDVEIAEAAVSTLIHTQ from the coding sequence GTGAAGCTTATTCAGTTGGCCAAACAGCTTGCAGCGGCCGCCGAGTCCGCAGCAGAAGCCAATAACCTTTCCGTCACGACTTGCATCGTGGACCAGCACGGCAACGTCGTGATGAAGCAACGCATGGATGGTGCCATCCTCATTTCGATCGAAATGTCGGAGAGGAAAGCCTACACCTCCGCGGCTCTAAGGATGCGCACGGCTGAAATGACGGCCTTGGCGCAACCGGGGAATCCCCTCTTTTTGCTCCCTTCGGCAGCAGGTGGGCGTTACACCGCGCTCGGTGGTGGAGTTCCGATCTGGATCCAGGGGGAATGCGTCGCTGGCCTTGGCATAAGCGGCGGTACAACCGAGCAGGATGTCGAGATCGCTGAAGCGGCGGTCAGCACCTTGATCCATACACAATAA
- a CDS encoding IclR family transcriptional regulator — protein sequence MNLQERKTAKGKAISPSETRESGQTVRAKAGARSRPAGLNRSVTRALDLLLDVAHSPAPKSFVDLQKHHRVPKATLHKLLFTLEVLNFIRRDEDSGKYSLGLAAMEISAAGAAGPGDLAMILRPVLQRLVQESDETCHLGILSGGEEVILSRIDPEAQIVRLAPQIGRRHPAYASAGGLASMALKLDETVITSMPEELRQLTKNTIKTRTELLARLDEVREKGYALDMEEAYVGVRCVGVAVAVPHWPVVHVSLSVPLQRAPIERLHALVKPLMAAAKEIERILIVTPRA from the coding sequence GTGAACCTACAGGAAAGAAAAACCGCGAAAGGCAAGGCAATCTCTCCTTCAGAGACGAGGGAAAGCGGCCAGACCGTCCGCGCCAAAGCGGGAGCGCGCTCGCGGCCAGCCGGCCTCAATCGGAGCGTCACACGCGCGCTCGACCTCCTTCTCGACGTCGCCCACAGCCCGGCGCCAAAGAGCTTCGTCGACCTTCAGAAACATCATCGGGTGCCGAAAGCCACGCTGCACAAGCTGCTGTTCACCTTGGAAGTGCTGAATTTCATCCGCCGTGATGAAGACAGCGGCAAATATTCACTTGGTCTGGCCGCAATGGAGATTTCGGCGGCCGGCGCCGCGGGCCCCGGCGATCTCGCCATGATTCTCCGTCCGGTTTTGCAGCGGCTCGTCCAGGAAAGCGATGAGACCTGCCATCTCGGCATCCTCAGCGGCGGCGAAGAGGTGATACTGAGCCGGATCGACCCGGAGGCGCAGATCGTGCGCCTGGCCCCTCAGATCGGACGACGCCATCCCGCCTATGCCTCAGCGGGTGGACTTGCCTCCATGGCATTGAAGCTGGACGAAACAGTAATCACAAGCATGCCGGAAGAGTTGCGACAGCTGACCAAGAATACGATCAAGACTCGCACCGAACTCCTGGCGCGCCTCGATGAGGTTCGGGAGAAGGGCTACGCCCTCGACATGGAGGAAGCCTACGTCGGGGTACGCTGCGTCGGAGTAGCTGTTGCCGTTCCACACTGGCCCGTGGTCCATGTCAGCCTTTCGGTTCCCCTGCAGCGGGCGCCGATCGAAAGGCTGCATGCGCTTGTCAAACCGCTGATGGCGGCTGCCAAGGAGATCGAGAGAATTCTCATCGTCACGCCCCGCGCTTGA
- a CDS encoding NAD(P)-dependent alcohol dehydrogenase: MFQCHGYAATSSKSPLARFAFQRRSPGPSDVQIEILYCGVCHSDLHRVRDEWGGTLYPCVPGHEMVGRVTAVGRAVTKFRAGDIAGVGVMIDSCRECANCRDGFEQYCDKGNTETYNSPDKHLGGHTFGGYSSHIVVDEAFVLRIPDNLELAGVAPLLCAGITTYSPLRRWKVGPGQKVGVVGLGGLGHMAVKFAHALGAHVVLFTTSAGKAEDAKRLGADEVVLSGDPAAMAQHTNSFDFILDTVSARHDINALLQLLRRDGTLTQVGVPAEPQPISAGSLIGKRRSFAGSGIGGIAETQEMLDFCAAHGIASDIELISISEVDDAFERMLRSDVKYRFVIDMVSLQEAR; the protein is encoded by the coding sequence ATGTTCCAATGCCACGGCTATGCTGCCACGTCGTCCAAATCACCGCTGGCACGATTCGCGTTCCAGCGCCGTTCGCCGGGTCCAAGCGACGTTCAGATCGAAATCCTTTACTGCGGCGTCTGCCACTCCGACCTGCACCGAGTGCGCGATGAGTGGGGCGGCACCCTTTATCCGTGCGTGCCAGGCCATGAAATGGTCGGTCGTGTCACCGCTGTCGGCCGCGCGGTCACGAAGTTCCGGGCAGGCGACATTGCTGGGGTCGGCGTCATGATAGATTCGTGCCGCGAATGCGCCAATTGCCGTGACGGCTTCGAGCAATATTGCGACAAGGGCAATACCGAAACGTACAACAGCCCGGATAAGCACCTGGGCGGCCACACGTTTGGCGGCTATTCCAGCCATATCGTGGTCGACGAAGCCTTCGTCCTGCGTATTCCCGACAATCTTGAGCTTGCAGGCGTTGCGCCGTTGCTTTGTGCGGGCATCACAACCTATTCGCCACTGCGCCGCTGGAAGGTCGGACCCGGCCAGAAGGTTGGCGTGGTCGGCCTTGGCGGCCTTGGCCATATGGCAGTCAAATTTGCGCATGCCTTGGGCGCGCATGTCGTTCTGTTCACGACTTCTGCCGGTAAGGCCGAGGATGCCAAACGGCTCGGTGCCGACGAGGTTGTTCTGTCCGGTGATCCCGCCGCGATGGCACAGCACACCAACAGCTTCGATTTCATCCTCGACACGGTTTCTGCCCGACATGACATTAATGCGCTGCTCCAGCTTCTAAGGCGTGACGGAACGCTCACTCAGGTCGGTGTGCCGGCGGAGCCACAGCCAATCTCGGCAGGAAGCCTGATCGGCAAGCGCCGGAGTTTTGCGGGCTCCGGCATCGGGGGCATCGCCGAGACTCAGGAAATGCTCGACTTCTGCGCCGCACACGGCATCGCTTCGGATATCGAGCTGATCTCCATTTCAGAAGTCGATGACGCGTTCGAGCGCATGCTGCGCAGCGACGTGAAGTACCGCTTCGTTATCGATATGGTGTCGCTGCAGGAGGCGCGGTAG
- a CDS encoding nitrilase-related carbon-nitrogen hydrolase, whose protein sequence is MINPYTVVGLSTRNYAVKSTREALENIKRINDFMDVAVMVAATDGAPVRLIVLPEMAIQGMPMDFRAGNKEQHESAATTIPGPETEALAVKAKQYNAYIAAELLWVRDEDFPGHLFNVGFVMSPQGEIVYRRAKATSDAYEGGALGTTNPHDLWDEWIEKKGNGSKLDAFFPVARTEIGNIGYLICHEGAYPETARGLAMNGAEIMIRATLIEPQVMQGMWELQNRAHAMFNQMIVISPNLGPQVGKDGGFFDVFGGQSMIVDHKGHVLVKQPGMANGDSFVSTVIDIEALRRARIANGVTNWFKDLRTEQYAAIYEEPIYEKNQYLKELPREGWLAREDQRRAGNIEKLVKRGVLTKPSA, encoded by the coding sequence ATGATCAACCCGTACACCGTAGTGGGACTTTCCACGCGAAACTATGCCGTCAAGTCGACTAGGGAGGCGCTGGAGAACATTAAGCGCATCAATGATTTTATGGATGTCGCGGTGATGGTTGCGGCGACCGATGGCGCCCCAGTGCGGTTAATCGTGCTACCCGAAATGGCCATACAGGGCATGCCCATGGATTTCCGTGCCGGCAACAAGGAGCAGCACGAGTCCGCGGCAACCACGATCCCTGGGCCGGAAACCGAGGCACTGGCGGTCAAGGCCAAGCAGTACAACGCCTACATCGCAGCCGAGCTGTTGTGGGTGCGCGACGAGGATTTTCCCGGGCACCTTTTCAACGTTGGCTTCGTCATGAGCCCGCAGGGTGAAATCGTATACCGGCGCGCCAAGGCGACCAGCGATGCCTACGAGGGGGGCGCGCTTGGCACGACGAACCCGCACGATCTGTGGGATGAGTGGATCGAGAAGAAGGGTAACGGCAGCAAGCTCGACGCCTTCTTCCCTGTCGCTCGCACTGAGATCGGCAATATAGGCTACCTGATCTGCCACGAAGGTGCTTATCCGGAAACCGCTCGCGGCCTCGCCATGAACGGCGCCGAGATCATGATCCGTGCTACGCTGATCGAGCCCCAAGTTATGCAGGGTATGTGGGAGTTGCAGAACCGCGCCCACGCCATGTTCAACCAGATGATCGTGATTTCGCCCAATCTGGGACCCCAGGTCGGCAAGGATGGCGGCTTCTTTGACGTGTTTGGCGGCCAGTCGATGATCGTCGACCACAAGGGCCATGTCCTGGTCAAGCAGCCGGGCATGGCAAACGGTGACAGCTTCGTCAGTACCGTGATCGACATTGAGGCGCTGCGCCGTGCACGTATCGCCAACGGCGTCACCAACTGGTTCAAGGACCTACGCACCGAGCAGTACGCGGCCATCTACGAAGAGCCTATCTACGAGAAGAACCAGTATCTCAAGGAACTGCCGCGGGAGGGCTGGCTTGCCCGAGAAGACCAGCGGCGCGCCGGCAACATTGAGAAACTGGTCAAGCGCGGCGTTCTGACCAAACCGTCGGCATAG
- a CDS encoding D-tagatose-bisphosphate aldolase, class II, non-catalytic subunit: protein MEYNRIANIARDRSSGSLSGIPSVCTAHPLVIEAALLHGKMAGTEVLIEATCNQVNQEGGYTGMTPAAFRGFVQDIADRVGFDRSHLILGGDHLGPNPWKHLPAEEAMCRAEAMIGAYAEAGFTKLHLDTSMGCVGESVALADEVTAARAARLATVAEASAKGSKPSYVIGTEVPVPGGALESIGHLEVTSAEAALRTVEVHRAAFAAIGAERAFDRAVGIVVQPGVEFGNANVIIYRREQARALSAVLSRMPQFVFEAHSTDYQPPEALGALVEDGFAILKVGPWLTFALRETLYGLDQIAQVLDPAFARNGLYSTMEALMLRQPENWRKYYHGDEPERRIQRHFSYSDRIRYYWPQPEAKEAVKRLLTFLGSQLIPETLVSQYLAAAYPAVAKGLVKPDARSLLIASVQRVLDMYAHACHPDD, encoded by the coding sequence ATGGAATACAATCGCATCGCCAACATCGCACGCGACCGCTCTTCGGGATCGCTGTCAGGCATTCCCTCCGTCTGCACCGCCCATCCGCTCGTCATCGAAGCCGCGCTTCTTCACGGCAAGATGGCCGGTACGGAGGTTCTGATCGAAGCGACTTGCAATCAGGTCAATCAGGAGGGCGGTTATACCGGCATGACACCCGCCGCCTTCCGCGGCTTTGTCCAGGATATCGCCGACCGCGTCGGCTTCGATCGCAGTCACCTGATTCTCGGCGGCGATCATCTCGGCCCCAATCCGTGGAAGCATCTGCCGGCTGAAGAGGCAATGTGCCGCGCCGAGGCCATGATTGGAGCCTATGCCGAAGCTGGCTTCACCAAGTTGCATCTCGACACGAGTATGGGCTGTGTTGGAGAGAGCGTTGCCCTTGCCGACGAAGTCACCGCCGCGCGTGCCGCGCGTCTCGCCACGGTGGCGGAGGCGTCAGCCAAGGGCAGCAAGCCTTCCTATGTCATAGGCACCGAGGTTCCGGTGCCGGGCGGCGCCTTGGAATCGATTGGTCATTTGGAGGTGACGAGCGCTGAGGCCGCGCTGAGGACAGTGGAGGTTCACCGGGCAGCCTTTGCGGCCATCGGTGCCGAACGGGCTTTCGATCGTGCTGTCGGCATCGTCGTGCAGCCGGGCGTGGAATTCGGCAACGCCAACGTGATCATCTACCGTCGCGAACAGGCGCGCGCGTTGAGCGCCGTTCTTTCGCGCATGCCGCAATTCGTGTTTGAGGCGCATTCGACCGACTACCAGCCGCCTGAAGCGTTGGGCGCTCTGGTGGAGGACGGTTTTGCGATCCTCAAGGTCGGTCCATGGCTTACCTTTGCGCTACGCGAGACGCTTTATGGCCTCGACCAGATCGCGCAGGTCCTTGACCCCGCCTTTGCGCGAAACGGCCTGTACTCCACGATGGAAGCGCTGATGCTCCGCCAGCCAGAGAATTGGAGAAAGTATTATCACGGCGATGAGCCCGAGAGGCGCATCCAGCGCCACTTCAGCTACAGCGATCGAATTCGCTACTATTGGCCGCAACCGGAGGCGAAGGAAGCGGTGAAGCGCCTCCTGACGTTCCTCGGTAGCCAACTCATTCCCGAAACTCTGGTCAGCCAGTATCTGGCTGCGGCCTATCCGGCTGTTGCGAAGGGTCTGGTCAAGCCCGATGCCAGAAGTCTGCTTATCGCCTCGGTACAGCGGGTGCTCGATATGTACGCTCACGCATGCCATCCCGATGACTGA